The Enterobacter oligotrophicus sequence GATCGCCGAAGAGTGCAAACAGGAGTGTTACGATCTGTTCGTGCTGGCCGCGCAGCAGGAGAAAGAGTGGGCAGATTACCTGTTCCGCGACGGCTCCATGATTGGCCTGAACAAAGACATCCTGTGCCAGTATGTGGAGTACATCACCAACATCCGTATGCAGGCTGTCGGCCTCGACCTGCCGTTCCAGACGCGCTCTAACCCGATTCCGTGGATCAACACCTGGCTGGTGTCCGATAACGTGCAGGTAGCACCGCAGGAAGTGGAAGTAAGCTCTTACCTGGTCGGTCAGATTGATTCTGAAGTCAACACCGACGATCTGAGTGACTTCCAGCTCTGATGAGCCGTGTGACGCTACGTCTTTCCGGCACGGAAGTGCTGTGTCGGGAAGAGCACCCTTCTCTGCTGGTGGCGCTTGAAGCGCACCAGGTTGAAGTAGAGTACCAGTGTCGCGAAGGGTATTGCGGCTCCTGCCGCTGCCGTCTGGTCGCAGGCCAGGTGGACTGGCTGACCGAACCGCTGGCCTTTATCAGCGAAGGGGAAATTTTGCCCTGCTGCTGCCGGGCAAAAGGCGATATTGAGATCGAGATGTGATTGTGTCGGGTGGCGCTTCGCTTACCCGACCTACAAAACCGCAGTTCGTAGGCCGGGTAAGGCGCAGCCGCCACCCGGCAATTTCAGCGCTTATCTTTCAAAAAACTCACTGCTTTATCCGGAAAATCCGTAAACAATCCATCCACGCCCGCCTGGTTATACAGCACGTCGTAAAGCTGATTCACGTCCGTCGCATATTCCGGCAGTTGGTCCGCTCGTACCGTATACGGATGCACCTGCATCTTGCTGGCGTGCGCCTCTTTCACCATTGCCGTCAGCTTCACGTGGCCCGGCGTTGAGCCTTCCGCTACCAGCATATGGTAATCCGGCCCGATACCGTCGGCGTATTGGGCAATCTGCTTCATCGCGCCCGGCTTAAACATCCAGTCGTAGTTGTAGTTGACCCACTTCCCGTCCGGCTGTTTCTCCTGGGTTTCGTTCCAGTCGGTGTAGGCAATCAGCTGTACCAGATTGAGATCCATCCCCATCTTCGGCTCCAGCTCGGTTTTGATGCGCTTCAGCTCAGCGGCGTCAAAACACTGCAGGTAGACCTTGTCCTGCTTGCTGGTGTAGCCGTACTGTTTCAGCACCTCCAGCGTCTTCGCGGCTATGTCCTTCCCTTCCTGGTGGTGGAACCACGGTGCTTTGATTTCCGGGTAGATACCGATATTTTTCCCGGTTGAGTGGTTCAGCCCCTGAACAAACTCAATCTCCTCTTCGAAAGTGTGAATGCGGAAGTCAGACTTGCCCATCGGGAAACGTCCCGGATAGACCTGCACCTTCTTGCCGTTCTCAATCTCAAAACCTTCGGTAAACTTCAGCGAGCGAATTTCCGCCAGCGTGAAGTCGATGGCATAGTAGCGGCCATCCTTACGGGCGCGATCCGGGAAACGCTCTGCGACATCCGTCACGCGGTCAAGATAGTGGTCATGCAGGACGACCAGCTGGTCATCCTTCGTCATGACTAAATCCTGCTCAAGATAATCCGCGCCCTGCGCATAGGCCATCGCTTTCGCCGGAAGCGTGTGCTCCGGCAGATAGCCGCTCGCGCCGCGATGGGCGATGACGATTTTATCCGCCGCCAGCGCGGAGCCTGTCATCAGGCCCGCCAGCAGCAGACCCGTTGCTATGTGAGTCAGTTTCATCGCAATGCTCCTTATTGACGACGTGCCTGCACTTCGGCATGGTGACGTTTCTCACCGATCATCACGACAATCAGCAGCAGTACCGCCAGCACGCTACCGCCAATCATCACCATAAAGCCGCCGTCCCAGCCAAAGAAGTCAACGGTATAGCCCACAATCGCGCTCGCC is a genomic window containing:
- the yfaE gene encoding class I ribonucleotide reductase maintenance protein YfaE, which produces MSRVTLRLSGTEVLCREEHPSLLVALEAHQVEVEYQCREGYCGSCRCRLVAGQVDWLTEPLAFISEGEILPCCCRAKGDIEIEM
- the glpQ gene encoding glycerophosphodiester phosphodiesterase is translated as MKLTHIATGLLLAGLMTGSALAADKIVIAHRGASGYLPEHTLPAKAMAYAQGADYLEQDLVMTKDDQLVVLHDHYLDRVTDVAERFPDRARKDGRYYAIDFTLAEIRSLKFTEGFEIENGKKVQVYPGRFPMGKSDFRIHTFEEEIEFVQGLNHSTGKNIGIYPEIKAPWFHHQEGKDIAAKTLEVLKQYGYTSKQDKVYLQCFDAAELKRIKTELEPKMGMDLNLVQLIAYTDWNETQEKQPDGKWVNYNYDWMFKPGAMKQIAQYADGIGPDYHMLVAEGSTPGHVKLTAMVKEAHASKMQVHPYTVRADQLPEYATDVNQLYDVLYNQAGVDGLFTDFPDKAVSFLKDKR